A single genomic interval of Polyangia bacterium harbors:
- a CDS encoding YhjD/YihY/BrkB family envelope integrity protein, translating to MRPTLQQFRAFIGGNRYTAGATAQFSRRARAAIYLYRLAVRILAQWARDKCPQQAAALAFQTALSLVPVTAIAFSVLRATGSLDAESNLSAFIARNIFPQLEDVAVHIEAFSKNISIGALGGGGLFFTLITCYSLYNYVEGIFNDIWRVGQRRTLMGKLLTFYAMVTLLPTLAGFSLYWSGKLISSGSASQFFAPLLLEMIALVLMNKLLPRALVNWSAAVTGALVTGFALEAMKFAFVAYAKKLMLRSYAGVYGPLGLIPLVLVWIYAAWLLVLLGAEIAHALQNLRLLEAEDRRQRGDEPINGLVAAQLLAAVSATHQTGGAGHRKDRLATEFGLTPDIVERIAERLKARGLIAEVQGDLNGYIPARPASTITLDDVLAAFRSTDVEIAEGATSPALQALITDLEEGRHRRIAGVTIADLLPDTDNTVVARPEGVPEATGD from the coding sequence ATGCGCCCCACCCTGCAGCAGTTCCGTGCCTTCATCGGCGGCAACCGGTACACCGCGGGCGCCACCGCCCAGTTTTCGCGGCGGGCGCGGGCGGCCATCTATCTCTACCGACTGGCGGTGCGCATCCTGGCCCAGTGGGCGCGCGACAAGTGCCCGCAGCAGGCGGCGGCGCTGGCCTTTCAGACCGCCCTGTCGCTGGTGCCGGTCACGGCCATCGCCTTCTCCGTGCTGCGGGCCACGGGATCGCTGGACGCCGAATCGAATCTATCGGCCTTCATCGCCCGCAACATCTTCCCGCAGCTGGAAGACGTCGCCGTCCACATCGAGGCCTTCTCGAAGAACATCAGCATCGGCGCCCTAGGCGGCGGTGGATTGTTCTTCACCCTGATCACCTGCTACTCGCTTTACAACTACGTCGAAGGGATCTTCAACGACATCTGGCGCGTCGGCCAGCGCCGCACGCTGATGGGCAAGCTGCTGACGTTCTACGCGATGGTCACGCTGCTGCCGACGCTGGCCGGGTTCTCGCTGTACTGGTCGGGAAAGTTGATCTCGTCAGGCAGCGCCTCGCAGTTCTTCGCGCCGCTGCTGCTGGAGATGATCGCTTTGGTTCTGATGAACAAGCTTTTGCCCCGCGCCCTGGTGAACTGGAGCGCGGCCGTGACCGGCGCCCTGGTCACCGGGTTCGCGCTGGAGGCGATGAAGTTCGCGTTCGTCGCCTACGCCAAGAAGCTGATGCTGCGCAGCTACGCCGGCGTCTACGGCCCGCTCGGTTTGATCCCGCTGGTGCTGGTGTGGATTTACGCGGCGTGGCTGCTGGTGTTGCTGGGCGCCGAGATCGCGCACGCCTTGCAGAACCTGCGGCTGCTGGAGGCCGAGGATCGCCGACAGCGCGGGGACGAGCCGATCAACGGGCTGGTGGCGGCGCAGCTTCTGGCCGCCGTCTCGGCCACGCACCAGACGGGCGGCGCCGGCCACCGCAAGGATCGCCTGGCCACGGAGTTCGGCCTCACCCCCGACATCGTCGAGCGCATCGCCGAACGACTGAAGGCGCGTGGCCTCATCGCCGAGGTGCAAGGCGATCTGAACGGCTATATCCCGGCGCGCCCGGCCAGCACGATCACCTTGGACGATGTCCTTGCAGCGTTTCGTTCGACCGACGTGGAGATCGCCGAGGGCGCCACCTCGCCGGCGTTGCAGGCGCTCATCACCGACCTCGAAGAAGGCCGTCACCGCCGCATCGCCGGGGTCACCATCGCCGATCTGCTTCCCGACACCGACAACACCGTGGTGGCGAGACCGGAAGGCGTGCCCGAGGCGACGGGTGATTAG
- a CDS encoding metallophosphoesterase, translating to MFRLGHVTDPHFRGFDGARLGQFTGKRAIGAVNLVLNRRRKHKMDLLAALGDDVRAQALDHLAVTGDLSNIALEAEWQASLRWLAAAGVSGATATIIPGNHDAYVADVFDARRFETLFASFQAPDVPVDRDQPYPFVRLRGDVALIGVTSCVPTGDLGAWGEVGAAQLQRLEATLTSPALQGKTRVVLIHHPPVMLKGAESRNLRDRQSFADVLGRAGAELVLHGHDHKDESATLPGPGGRPIPIIGAGSASYTGSAEKRARYNIYEFDGNRITVVTRAHDEASDAFREVRRKALG from the coding sequence ATGTTCCGTCTGGGCCACGTCACCGACCCGCACTTTCGCGGCTTCGACGGCGCGCGCCTGGGTCAGTTCACCGGCAAGCGCGCCATCGGCGCCGTGAACCTGGTCCTGAACCGCCGCCGCAAGCACAAGATGGACTTGCTGGCGGCGCTGGGTGACGACGTGCGCGCGCAGGCGCTGGATCATCTGGCCGTCACCGGCGATCTGTCGAACATCGCCCTCGAAGCGGAATGGCAGGCGTCGCTGCGCTGGCTGGCGGCCGCCGGCGTGTCGGGCGCGACCGCGACCATCATCCCCGGCAATCACGACGCCTACGTGGCCGATGTCTTCGACGCTCGTCGCTTTGAAACCTTGTTCGCGTCTTTTCAGGCGCCCGACGTGCCGGTCGATCGCGACCAGCCGTATCCGTTCGTCCGCCTGCGTGGCGACGTGGCGCTGATCGGCGTGACCAGCTGCGTGCCCACCGGCGATCTGGGCGCCTGGGGTGAAGTCGGCGCCGCTCAGTTGCAACGGCTGGAGGCCACGCTGACGTCGCCAGCGCTGCAAGGCAAGACCCGCGTGGTTTTGATTCACCACCCGCCAGTCATGCTGAAGGGCGCCGAGTCGCGCAATCTGCGCGATCGCCAGTCGTTCGCCGACGTCCTTGGACGCGCCGGCGCCGAGCTGGTCTTGCACGGCCACGATCACAAAGACGAGAGCGCCACACTGCCCGGCCCGGGCGGGCGCCCCATCCCCATCATCGGCGCCGGCTCGGCGTCATACACCGGCAGCGCCGAAAAACGCGCCCGCTACAACATCTACGAGTTCGACGGCAATCGCATCACAGTGGTCACGCGCGCCCACGACGAAGCAAGCGACGCCTTCCGCGAAGTGCGGCGGAAAGCGCTGGGCTAG
- a CDS encoding endonuclease/exonuclease/phosphatase family protein → MTHKFLRFLTLNLWGENGPWENRLALVAEKLDSLQPDVVALQEVRAVPGRVMNQAQALAGSRGYAHVFAPTTEWGGGHEGLAVLSRPPIGAHEIKVLPHATPQEGRGLLSARIDSPDFGSFWVHSTHLSYREHEGDKREAQVLAIEDALAAHKSDNPQILMGDFNAVPHADEIRWLCGLTTLGGRRVYYQDAWDILHAGQPGFTWARSNPYTERLAFLRSDRRLDYIFVTPPRRDGRGTLHSARLMFDEPAVMPSGERLFASDHYGVVAEVQMAANHPGSGPTLVNLPTRGG, encoded by the coding sequence ATGACACACAAATTCCTGCGGTTTTTGACGCTGAACCTGTGGGGGGAAAACGGTCCCTGGGAAAATCGGCTGGCGCTGGTGGCCGAAAAGCTGGACAGCCTGCAGCCCGACGTGGTGGCCCTGCAAGAGGTGCGGGCCGTGCCGGGGCGGGTGATGAACCAGGCGCAGGCGCTGGCCGGCAGCCGCGGCTACGCGCACGTGTTCGCGCCGACCACCGAATGGGGCGGCGGCCACGAAGGCCTGGCCGTGCTGTCGCGTCCACCGATCGGTGCGCACGAGATCAAGGTGTTGCCGCACGCTACCCCGCAAGAAGGCCGCGGCTTGCTGTCGGCGCGCATCGATTCACCCGACTTCGGTTCTTTCTGGGTGCACAGCACGCACCTCAGCTACCGCGAGCATGAAGGCGACAAGCGCGAGGCGCAGGTGCTGGCCATCGAAGACGCATTGGCCGCGCACAAAAGTGACAACCCACAGATCCTGATGGGCGATTTCAACGCCGTCCCGCACGCCGACGAGATTCGCTGGCTGTGCGGGCTGACCACCCTGGGCGGTCGCCGCGTCTATTACCAGGACGCCTGGGACATCCTGCACGCCGGCCAGCCCGGGTTCACCTGGGCGCGCAGCAACCCTTACACCGAACGCCTGGCTTTTCTGCGCAGCGATCGGCGACTCGACTACATTTTTGTTACACCACCGCGCCGAGACGGCCGCGGCACCTTGCACTCGGCGCGGCTCATGTTCGACGAGCCGGCGGTCATGCCCAGCGGCGAACGGCTGTTCGCTTCCGACCATTACGGCGTGGTGGCCGAGGTGCAGATGGCCGCCAACCACCCCGGGTCGGGCCCGACGCTGGTGAACCTGCCGACGAGGGGAGGGTAA
- the queD gene encoding 6-carboxytetrahydropterin synthase QueD, with translation MIVTLTKEYRFESAHHLPRVPAGHKCARIHGHSYRVTLEVRGPIDPHTGWLIDYGVMDDAWAPLQSRFDHHTLNDVPGLENSTSENMAVYIWNALRPQLPHLSAVTVSETFDSTCTYRGP, from the coding sequence ATGATCGTGACCTTGACCAAGGAGTACCGCTTCGAATCGGCGCACCACCTGCCGCGGGTTCCCGCCGGCCACAAATGCGCGCGCATTCACGGGCACAGTTATCGCGTCACGCTGGAAGTCCGTGGACCCATCGATCCTCATACCGGCTGGCTCATCGACTACGGCGTGATGGATGACGCCTGGGCCCCCCTGCAGAGCCGCTTTGATCACCACACGCTGAACGACGTCCCGGGCCTTGAGAACTCCACCTCGGAGAACATGGCGGTCTACATCTGGAATGCTTTGCGCCCACAGCTCCCCCATCTGTCGGCGGTGACCGTGTCCGAGACCTTCGACAGCACGTGCACGTATCGCGGCCCCTGA